The Chlorocebus sabaeus isolate Y175 chromosome 16, mChlSab1.0.hap1, whole genome shotgun sequence genome window below encodes:
- the GSDMA gene encoding gasdermin-A has translation MTMFENVTRALVRQLNPRGDLTPLDSLIDFKRFHPFCLVLRKRKSTLFWGARYVRTDYTLLDVLEPGSSPSDPTDTGNFGFKNMLDTRVEGDVDVPKTVKVKGTAGLSQNSTLEVQTLSVAPKALETLQERRKLAADHPFLKEMQDQGENLYVVMEVVETVREVTLERAGKAEACFSLPFFAPLGLQGSINHKEAIAIPKGCVLAFRVRQLMVKGKDEWDIPHICNDNMQTFPPGEKSGEEKVILIQASDVGDVHEGFGTLKEEVQRETQQVERLSQAGQSSLLSSLSKLLGKKKELQDLELALEGALDKGHEVTLEALPKDVLLSKEVVGAILYFVGALTELSEVQQKLLVKSMEKKILPVQLKLVESTMEQNFLQDKEGVFPLHPELLSSLGEEELTLTEALVGLSGLEVQRSGPQYMWDPDTLPRLCALYAGLSLLQQLTKAS, from the exons ATGACCATGTTTGAAAATGTCACCCGGGCCCTGGTCAGACAGCTAAACCCTCGAGGGGACCTGACACCTCTTGACAGCCTCATCGACTTCAAGCGCTTCCATCCCTTCTGCCTGGtgctgaggaagaggaagagcacGCTCTTCTGGGGGGCCCGGTACGTCCGCACCGACTACACACTGCTGGATGTGCTTGAGCCAGGCAGCTCACCTTCAG ATCCAACAGATACTGGGAATTTTGGCTTTAAGAACATGCTGGATACCCGAGTGGAGGGAGATGTGGATGTACCAAAGACGGTGAAGGTGAAGGGAACAGCAGGGCTCTCGCAGAACAGCACTCTGGAGGTCCAGACACTCAGTGTGGCTCCCAAGGCCCTGGAGACCTTGCAGGAGAG GAG GAAGCTGGCAGCGGATCACCCATTCCTGAAGGAGATGCAAGATCAAGGGGAGAACCTGtatgtggtgatggaggtggtggagaCGGTGCGGGAGGTCACACTGGAGCGAGCCGGCAAGGCAGAGGCCtgcttctccctccccttcttcgCCCCACTGGGGCTACAG GGATCCATAAACCACAAGGAGGCTATAGCCATCCCCAAGGGCTGCGTCCTGGCCTTTCGAGTGAGACAGCTGATGGTCAAAGGCAAAGATGAGTGGG ATATTCCACATATCTGCAATGATAACATGCAAACCTTCCCTCCTGGAG aAAAGTCAGGAGAGGAGAAGGTCATCC ttaTCCAGGCATCTGATGTTG GGGACGTACACGAAGGCTTCGGGACACTAAAAGAAGAAGTTCAGAGAGAGACCCAACAAGTGGAGAGGCTGAGCCAAGCAGGGCAAAGCTCCCTGCTCAGCTCCCTCAGCAAACTTCTGGGGAAGAAAAAGGAGCTTCAAGACCTTGAGCTCGCG CTTGAAGGGGCTCTAGACAAGGGACATGAAGTGACCCTGGAGGCACTCCCAAAAGATGTCCTGCTGTCAAAGGAGGTCGTGGGCGCCATCCTCTATTTCGTTGGAGCCCTAACAG AGCTAAGTGAAGTTCAACAGAAGCTGCTGGTGAAATCCATGGAGAAAAAGATCCTACCCGTGCAGCTAAAGCTG GTGGAGAGCACGATGGAACAGAACTTCCTGCAGGATAAAGAAGGCGTTTTCCCCCTGCATCCTGAGCTGCTCTCCTCCCTTGGGGAGGAGGAGCTGACCCTCACAGAGGCCCTAGTTGGGCTGAGCGGCCTGGAAGTGCAGAGATCGGGCCCCCAATATATGTGGGACCCAGACACCCTCCCTCGCCTCTGTGCTCTTTATGCTGGCCTCTCTCTCCTTCAGCAGCTGACCAAGGCCTCCTAA